The Prosthecobacter fusiformis region ATCTATCCCCGGCTGGCCCCGCAGCCGATGCCGGAGGATAGCCTGCTGACTGGGCCGCTGGAAACGACGAATGAGGCCTATGCCCTGGCCAAGATCGCGGGGCTGAAGCTGTGCCAGCATTACCGGCATCAGTATGGGGTGATGTTCCACTCGGCCATGCCGACGAATCTTTATGGCCCGGGGGATAACTACCACCCGGAGAATTCCCACGTGATCCCGGGTCTGCTGCGTCGCTTTCATGATGCCAAGCTGGCGGGGCTGGAGGCGGTGACGGTCTGGGGTACGGGCACGCCGCTGCGGGAGTTTCTGCATGTGGATGATCTGGCGGAAGCCTGCCTGCATCTGCTGGAGCTGGAGACTCCACCGGACTGGGTGAATGTGGGCAGTGGTCAGGAATGCAGCATTGGAGAGCTGGCGCAGACGGTGAAGGAGGTGGTGGGCTTTGAGGGCGCGCTGAAGTTCGACCCCACCCAACCTGACGGTACCCCGCGTAAGCTGCTGGACTCTCACCTGATCCAAAGCCTGGGCTGGAAGCCGCGGGTGAGCCTGAAGGAAGGACTTCAGGCTGCCTATGCGGACTTTCAAAGCTCCCTGCCACGGTCCGTTTGATTCCGTCGGCTGGTTTCATGGTTGGATGGTATTTATCATTCGTGCAGTGGCTTGAGTGCCGGATGGGGATGGGGAAAGAAACGCGTTTTTCCCCATGTGGGGATTTTAGGGGCTAAGGTCCTGGTTTTGAATGAGTTGCGCATGGGGATGGTTCCCCATGTGGGGAAAACCGTGGGGATTTGGGGATTTTCGGGGAGATTTTTTGGACAGGATTCCATGATTTTCAGAATTCACAGGATGGCTGGGATGGGGTTTTAGATTGGGGGAAATGGATGGGAATGAGGCGTGGGAATGGGATGTGGCCCCACACGGACGCACTCTGCGGATACTGTGCCGTCGCCAGCGCTGGGGGAGATTTTTTGGACAGGATTCCATGATTTTCAGAATTCACAGGATGGCTGGGATGGGTTCTGGTTTGGGGGAAAAAGGATGGGGATGAGGCGTGGGAATGGGATGTGGCCCACCCGGACGCAGTGTGCGGATACTATGCCGTCGCCAGCGCTGACGTCGCAAGCGGCTGCACTCCCGACTTGGGCTAAGTGGGGGTATTGGTTTTGGGGTGGCCTTGAGAAGGTTAAATTGCATTCTGCCAGCAACGCTCTTGCCCTAATGATCAGGAGCGGCTTTTATAGGTGAAATTCAGTACTCTCATTTCTCCCGAATGCCCCGCGTCGCCAAAGCCAAGTCCGCCCCCAAGGAATCCTCTTCTTCCAACATTGGTTTGGAGGCCAAGCTGTGGCTCACGGCTGACAAGCTATAAGATGAGCGATTCCCAATGCGACACATAGCCGCATGAATTCAGATAATTGGCTGCGGTGCTGAATGCATCTTGAAGATAATTGAAGGCCACACGAATGACCGTTCTGCTGGATTACCAAAAGGAGAACTTCCAAATACTACTTGCTGAATGAACGCCGTTGAAATTGAAGAAGCCATTTCAAAGCTGGCCGAAGAAGCGTTCGATGCGGAGGGTTTCCCATATGCTTTTCTTGAGGCTTTTGGCAACAAGGCCACCACGATTCAGCGGCTGAAAAGCGGGAGCACGAACCAGTCGGATCTTCCTGGCGGGGTGCTTCAGCGCAGCAATATCCATATCCAGGTCTGCAAGGAGGGAGAAGTGCCTGCTGCCCTGGCGGAATTGCGGGAAAGTTCGGCTACGGCCAAGCACAAGGCGAAGTTCATTCTGGCCACGGATGGGAAGACATTCGAGGCGGAAAACCTGGGGGATGGTGGCACGGTGGTGTGTGATTACCCGGATTTTCACAACCACTTTGGATTTTTCCTGCCTCTGGCGGGCATCACCACGGTTAAGCAAATCAGTGAAAACGCCTTCGACATCAAGGCCACCGGGCGTCTGAACCGTCTCTACATTGAGTTGCTGAAGGACAACCCCGACTGGGCCACCGAAGCCCGGCGGGAAGACCTGAACCACTTCATGGCCCGGCTGATCTTCTGCTTCTTTGCCGAGGATACGGACATCTTCCACAATGTGGGCCTGTTCACCGCGACCATTGAGCAGATGAGCGCGCGGGATTCATCGAATACCCATGAAGTCATTTCAGAGATGTTCCGGGCCATGAACACCCCGGTGCGTCATGAGGGGACGCTGGATAACCGTTATCGTGAGGCTGCAGGTATCCGCCCTTGGGCGAACGGATTCCCGTATGTGAATGGCGGGCTGTTTTCGGAAAGTGTCGAAGTGCCGCGTTTCAGCAAGATTGCCCGTTCCTATCTCCTGCATGTGGGCGGGCTGGACTGGACCAAGATCAATCCGGACATCTTCGGCTCCATGATCCAGGCGGTGGCAGATGATGAAGAACGTGGTGCCCTGGGCATGCACTACACCAGTGTGCCCAACATCCTCAAAGTGCTGAACCCGCTGTTTCTGGATGACCTCCGTGCCAGGCTGCAGGAGGCCGGAGACAATGCCCGCAAACTGCTGAATCTGCGTCAGCGCATGGCCCGCATCCGCGTTTTTGATCCGGCTTGTGGTTCGGGTAATTTTCTCGTCATCGCCTACAAGGAGATGCGCAAGATCGAGGCCGAGATCAACATGCGCCGTGGCGAGGCGGATATCCGTTCCGTCATCCCGCTCACTAACTTTCGGGGCATTGAAATCCGGCACTTCTCCTGCGAGATCGCCCGGCTGGCCCTCATCATTGCCGAATACCAGTGCAACGTGCTTTACCGGGGCCAGCAACTTGCCCTCGCTGAATTTCTGCCGCTCGAAGCGGCCAACTGGATTACGTGTGGCAATGCTTTGCGCATTGACTGGTTAAGTGTCTGCCCTCCAACAGAGAAGGGTGTAAAAAATCGCAGCGAGGATTTGATCGAGACGCTCTTGAATCAGGCTGAGATTGATTTCGAAAACGAAGGTGGGGAGACATATATTTGTGGGAACCCCCCATATCTGGGTTCGACTTGGCAAACCGATGGACAAAAATCAGAACTGAAAGCCATCTTTGCCGCGCGCACGAAAAACTGGAAATCGCTGGATTACGTCGCTGGCTGGTTCATCAAAGCTGCCGATTATGGCACTCACACCAGGTCGTCCGCTGCTTTTGTGTCAACCAATTCCATCTGCCAAGGCGCACAGGTACCAATTCTTTGGCCACTGATTTTTGCCAGCGGCCACCAGATTAGTTTCGCACACACCTCGTTCAAGTGGGCTAATCTCGCCAGCCACAACGCGGGCGTTACGGTGACTATCGTTGCCATCAGCAATCACCCTAACAAATGGCGGCGCCTTTTTTCTGTAGCCGATGACGACTCAACAATCGAAAAGCAAATCGAGTTCATCAATGCCTATCTCGTGCCAGGACAGGATGTGATTGTCTCACCATTGTCCAAGCCCGCAGATGAGCGGGGTTTGATGGAGTGGGGGAACAAGCCGACGGACGGCGGCAACCTTTTTCTGACACCTGATGAACGCGATGCTGTTGTGAGTGAATCACCGAAAGCGACGCGATTCATCAAGCGATTTCTGGGCGCTCAGGAGTTTATTCGAGGTGAGCAACGCTATTGCCTTTGGATTGAGGATGCAGAGCGCGCCGAGGCCGAAGCAATTCCCGAGCTTAAGCGGCGGATCACTGAGGTCGCCAAAATGCGAGCAGAAAGCAAGGCTGCGGAAACCAGACCAGCAGCAGCTTTTCCACATCGTTTTCGTCAAATCCAGTCGATCGCCGGGATCTATTCCCTAGTCGTGGCCCGGGTTAGTTCGGAAAACCGCGAATACCTGCCAATCGGATTGGAGGACAACCTAACTATCATCGGTGACCGAAATTTTGCCCTCTATGACGCCCCACTCTGGAACATGGCTCTCATCGCTTCCCGGCTTCATTGGGTCTGGATTGGTACAGTTTGCGTGCGGCTGGAAATGCGCTTTTCCTACTCCAACACCCTGGGCTGGAACACCTTTCCTGTTCCCACGCTAACCGAGCAAAACAAAGCCGACCTGACGCGCTGCGCGGAGGACATTCTGCTGGCCCGTGAGGCGCATTTCCCGGCGACGATTGCCGATCTTTATGATCCTGAGACCATGCCCGCCGATTTGCGGGCTGCGCATGAGCGCAACGATGAGACGCTGGAGCGCATTTACATTGGCCGCCGGTTCAAGAATGACACGGAAAGGCTGGAGAAGCTGTTTGAGCTTTATACCCAGATGACCGCTGCGGAAAAGAAGGCTCCGCAAAAAGCCGAGACAAGGAGGAAAAGGCATGAAGCAAAAAACTAACGGTCTTACAGAGCCGCCAGATGATTATGCCGGCTGGCTTGTGGAACTGAAGGCGCGTATTCACACGGCCCGGCAGCGTGCCACCCTGGCGGTGAACCGGGAACTGGTGCTGCTCTATTGGCAGATAGGCCGGGATATCCTGGCCCGACAGGCAGCTCAGGGCTGGGGTGCAAAGGTGATTGAAAGATTGGCGCATGACCTGCGCACCGCCTTCCCGGAGATGAAGGGTTTTTCCCGGGCAAACCTGATGTACATGCGGGCTTTTGCCGAGGCCTGGCCGGAGGGGAAATTTGTGCAGCAGCCTGTTGCACAATTGGGGAAAGAAGCAATTGTCCAACAGGCTGTTGGACAAATTGAACCGTGGGAAATTGTGCACCAAGCTGGTGCACAATTTGAAGTGGACGGAATCCTGCAAGCCCCCCTTGCACAATTGCCTTGGGGCCATCACTGCGTCCTTCTCGACAAGCTCAAGACCCGTGATGACCGGTATTGGTATTTGAGAAACGCCATTGAGCACAACTGGTCGCGCAACATCCTGGTGATGCAAATCGAATCCCGCCTGCTGGAACGCAGCGGCGCGGCTGTGACCAACTTTAACCTCACCCTGCCAAAGCCGCAGTCCGATCTGGCACGGGAATCCCTCAAGGATCCGTATCGCTTCGACTTTCTGGGGCTGACCGAAGAAGCGCAGGAACGGGAGATCGAAAATGCACTGGTTAAACACGTCACCGATTTCCTGCTGGAACTTGGGGCGGGCTTTGCTTTCGTCGGTCGGCAGGTGCTGCTGGATGTGGGGGGGGAGGAGTTCTTTATGGATCTACTCTTCTACCACCTGAAGCTGCGCTGTTATGTGGTGATTGAGCTGAAGGCCGGAAAGTTCAAGCCTGAGCATCTGGGGCAATTGAGTTTTTATCTGACGGCGGTGGATGCCCAGGTAAAGCACCCCCAGGACGCCCCGACCATCGGCCTGCTGCTGTGCAAGAGCAAAAACAAGGTGGTGGCCGAATACGCCCTGCGCGACAAGGCGCAGCCGTTGGGCGTGGCCGAATACCAACTGGTGGAATCCCTGCCGCCTGAACTCCAAACCAGTCTGCCGAGCATTGAGCAGATCGAAAGTGAACTGGCGGGTGATGACTTGCCAGATGAGGAGGAAAAAGGATGAGCGACCTGATTCTCTATACATCGGATCTTGATTTGGCCAAGTGTGTTCTCCAAGGAGTGAGGCAATCTTGGCCTCACGCTGAGGGCGGGACGCCCTCACTCCTTGTGCCGCTGTCTAGTGCCGGGTTAGAGTAAAACCTGATTTTTGTTCTCACATCGTCCTATGAGCAGTCCCAACCCGATTCCCTCTGTCTCCGTCACCTACGCCACGGATGGCAGTTCCACGCAGGCCAACTCGCTGGGCATGAGGCCCATGCAGGAGCAGGCCTACCAAAAGCGGGGAGAGCAGTACCTGCTTATCAAATCTCCTCCGGCCTCCGGGAAGAGCCGGGCGCTGATGTTCATCGCGCTGGACAAACTGGTGAACCAAAAGCTGAAGCAGGCCATTGTGGTGGTACCGGAGCGCTCCATCGGAGCCAGCTTCCAAAACGAACCGCTGAGCAAGTCTGGTTTTTTTGCCGACTGGAAAGTGGAAGGGAAGTGGAACCTGTGTGATGCGGCAGGTTCTGAAAATGGGAGCAAGGTGGAGGCGGTGAGAAAGTTTCTGGACAGCGAGGACAAGGTGCTGGTCTGCACTCACGCGACTTTCCGTTTCGCCATGGAAAAACTGGGTGCGGAAGCCTTTGATGAACGCCTGATCGCTGTGGACGAATTTCACCATATTTCGGCCAATCCAGACAATCGGTTAGGCGAACACGTGCGCCAACTCATGGCCCGTGACAAGACGCACCTCGTGGCCATGACCGGCTCCTACTTCCGGGGGGATGCGGAGGCGGTCCTGCACCCGGATGATGAATCCAAGTTTGATACGGTCACTTACACTTATTATCAGCAGCTCAATGGCTACCAGTACCTGAAGCAGCTCGATATTGGTTATTTCTTCTACAGCGGCAGTTATGTGGACGACATCACGAAGGTGCTGGACTCCGATCTCAAGACCATCCTGCACATCCCTCATGTGGCCTCCCGTGAAAGCACGAGGCGGGGAAAAGACACGGAGGTCAGCGAGATACTCGGAACGCTGGGGACTTGGAAAGGGAAGGACCCGGTGACGGGGTTTGATCTGGTGGAACGCGCGGATGGACGCCTCCTCAAAATAGCTGATTTGGTGGATGATGGCCCCGACCGGCATGCCAAAGTGCTAGCGGCGCTCAAAGATCCGTCCCAAAAGAACAACCGGGATCACGTGGATATCATCATCGCGCTGGGGATGGCCAAGGAGGGCTTCGACTGGATCTGGTGCGAGCACGCGCTGACGGTGGGCTACCGCTCCAGCCTGACGGAGATCATTCAAATCATCGGCCGGGCCACGCGTGATGCGCCGGGCAAGACGCGGGCGCGTTTCACCAATCTCATCGCCGAGCCGGATGCGAGCGAACAGGCAGTGACGGAGGCGGTGAATGACACGCTGAAGGCCATCGCTGCGAGCCTGCTCATGGAGCAGGTGCTGGCCCCCCGCTTCGAGTTCAAACCGAAGAACCCGAACAATGCCCCGACGCCAGGGTATGATTACGGTCCGGGAGGCTACGACCCTGAAAAGACGAACGTGGGTTACAATCCGACGACGGGACAAATCCAACTGGAGATCAAAGGCCTGGCAGAGCCTAAGAGCAAGGAAGCCGAGCGTATCTGCCGGGAAGATCTGAATGAACTGGTGGCGGCTTTTGTGCAGGACAAACCCTCGCTGGAAAAAGGTTTGTTTGCCGGTGAGGAATTGGTGCCGGAGGAACTGACCCAGGTGCGTATGGGCAAGATCATCCAGGAGAAGTTTCCCAATCTGGATACCGAGGATCGGGAAGCGGTGCGGCAGCATGCCATCGCCGCGCTCAACTTTGTTCAGCAGGCCAAGAAGGTACTGAACGATGGGGATGGTGCCAGCGGCAGCGGCAAGGGCCTGGGCGGTGAGGAAAGCAAAAACACGGCGCTCATTGATGGGGTGCGGAAATTTGTAAATGTGCGGGAACTGGACATTGACCTGATTGACCGGATCAACCCCTTTGGTGAGGCCTATGCCATTCTGGCCAAATCCATGAGCGAGGAGCGGCTGAAGATGGTGGCGGAAGTCATTGCTGCCAAACGCACCGCGCTGACGCCGGATGAGGCCAGGGAGCTGGCGGTGCGGGCAGTGCGGTTCAAGAAAGAACGGGGGCGTCTGCCATCCGTCACCGCACAAGATCCATGGGAAAAACGTATGGCCGAAGGTGCGGCGGCCTTCGTTCGTTTTAAAGATGAAGGACGATATGAGTGAGATTGATCTGGATGAACTGAGGTCCGAGCTGGACGACTTTGCGCTGCCTGAAAAGGCGGGCGGAAGTTCGGCGCGGGAACAGCGGATCATTGCGGGGTTCGAGGAGATCGAGCGATTTGTCGAGCAGCACGGCAGGCGGCCTGAGCATGGCGAGGACCGGGACATCTTTGAGCGGCTGTATGCCGTGCGATTGGAGCGGCTGCGTGCATCCCAGGAATGCCGGGAAGTGCTGAAAGGCCGTGACTCCCGTGGTCTGCTGAGAAGTGCGCATGCCCATGGAACGGAAACTGGCGGGGTCCAGGAAGAGGTGGCTGAATATCGTGTGGGTGCCGCTGTGGAGGCGGTGCCTTCCGATGATGAACTGCTGAATGCGCTACGCGGAGAGGATGTCCCCGGACATGACCTGACCCAGCTCAGGCATGTGCGGTCCCGCGAGGAAATCCGCGCAGCAGAAGAAGTGGCGCAGAGAAATCCATGCAACGATTTCGATGTGTTCCGACCGATCTTCGAGGTGGTTCAGCATGAGCTGGCGACAGGAAAACGGCAGACCCTGAAATACAAGGACAATGCCGACGTGAAGAATGGGGACCTCTTCATCCTAGACGGCCAGAAGGTGATCGTGGCGGATATGGGAGAACCGTTTGTCAGTGACTACGGGCGGCCCGACCGCAGGCTGAGAGTGATCTATGACAACGGCACCGAAAGTGACCTGCTGGTGCGCTCGCTCCAACGGGCCTTGAACAAGGACAAGGCCAGCCGCCGAATTACGGAGCCGGATTTAGGCCCGCTTTTTTCAGATGAAGAGGCGGAGGGTGATCTTTCCGCCGGTGTGATTTATGTGCTTCGTAGCCTGTCAGAGAATTCCTTTATCGCCAAAAACCGGTCTGTGATTCATAAAATTGGAGTCACGGGAGGAGATGTCGGGAAACGGATCGTCAACGCCAAAAAGGATCCGACGTACTTGCTGGCGGATGTGGAAGTGGTGGAGCTGTTCAAGCTAGTGCACATCAACCGCAAACTGTTAGAGGCTATGATTCACAAATTCTTTGCGAGTGCCCGCCTGGATATGGAACTGAAGGACCGGTTTGGCGGACAGGTGGAGCCGAGGGAGTGGTTTTTGGTGCCCCTGCCAGTGATTGAGGAGGCCATTCAAAAACTCCGGGAGGGCAGTATTGGAAATTACCGATATGATCCTGCAACGGCGCAGATTGTGGAGGTATGAGGACGGTGCTGAGGCAGGCGGAGCTGTTGTGTACGGAGTGGGTGTGAGGGCCTTTGATCACATCGCGGATCCACTTTTTCATGGAGGTTTTTGTGAGCTGAAGCTCTTGAGGACTTCGGCTGAGCGGCTTTTGAGATTTGATTGTGCTGCGGGGAATGGGGGAGGGATGCGGAAGGGGGCGTCCGCGCTCCGGTGGATTTGATGCGGACGAGGGCGTCCGCGCTCCGGTGGGATTTGATGCGGACGGGGGCGTCCGCGCTCCGGTGGGATTTGATGCGGACGAGGGCGTCCGCGCTCCGGAGGATTGATGCGGACGGGGGCGTCCGCGCTCCGGTGGGATTTGATGCGGACGGGGGCGTCCACGCTCCGGTGGATTTGATGCGGACGGGGGCGTCCGCGCTCCGGTGGATTTGATGCGGACGGGGGCGTCCGCGCTCCGGTTTTGAAGTGGCGGCTTTGCCGCGAGGGGTTTTGGACGCGGGCAGGATCCCGCAGTCGCGGGACAGGGTGTCTGCGGTACTTGGGGCGTTGGCGCTCCGGTGGGATGGGGGCGTTTGCGCTCGGGGGGCTGGGTGGTGACCACGTTCCTTTCAAGAGGGGGGCGGGGGCGGGCATTTTATAACCCAGAAATGTTAAATTATATTAACTATTGTATTTGATATTCAAATGCGGGAAAATTATCAAAATTCAGTTGATAAGGTGAGTTGTGCGCTTAGAAGTGCATTCATAAACGGTTATATTCTCAATTGTGAGAATCACAAGTGAATCCAAGTGTATGAAAGCTGCCTCCTCCCTCACCCTTTTCAGCATGGTGCTGATCGCGCTCTTTGTTGGAGCTAGTGCGTCCCCGGCGCAGACGTTGGATTTCCAGAATTACAACGCGATCATTTTCAATAACCTGAACACGACCTCGGACATCGAGGGGCGGACGTTTGTGGGGAATGATTTCACTGGCAGCAATTCAGCCAACCTCGGCAATCACCTGCCGAATGGTCTGGCCACAGGCGACCGCAGCTTTGTGGTGGGGAATAATCTGGTGAGCGGGAACCCGCTGAACCTTCAGCGCGGCAGCCTCTACATCGATGGCAGCACGAATGGCCGGATCATCAATTTTAATGGTGGTGGCTCGGTGGTGGTGGATCACGGCATTGATGCGCAGCTTTCCGCGATTAAGGACTATTCCATTTCCCAGTCCATGGCGCTGCAAAGCCTGGCTGCGGATAGCATCGTGACGCTGCCTTCTGGCGGGCAGCCGGGCCCGACGAAGTTCATGGCCACGGCGGGTGCGGATGGGGTGGCTGTTTTCCATGTGAATGCGGCGGACATTTTTTCCAACTCGCTAGGGCAGCAGTTTGAGCTGATCGCCGATGCGCAGACGACGAGTGTGGTGATCAATGTCAGCGGCACCTCGGTGAACTGGACGAATGGCAACATGGTGGGCCAGTTTACCAGCAACTACTGGCAGGGAAATGTGATGTGGAACTTCTATGAGGCGACCACCATTAACCTGAATTCCTTCAACTTTAATGGGGCTATCCTGGCTCCTGAGGCGTCCATCACCACGCGTGGCAATATTGACGGTCTGGTGGTGGCCAATAATCTGACGACGAGTGCTGAGGTGCACCTGCCGGATAGCAATAGCGCGACGCCATACGCCTTTGATGGATACACGGCTCCAGTGCCTGAACCGGGTGGTGCGATCTTCCTGGTGGCGGCTGCCGGGGTGATCTTGATCACGCGTAATCGCCGCCTGTGGGTGTGATAAAAATGGGCTTGACGGATGTAAGTGTGCACTTACATCTCTGGTGTGCCACCTGTATCCGCCAACTCCCGACTGCCGAGCGATGAACGCCGGGGCCGTATCCTGGATGCTGCGCTGAAGGTCTTTGCCGAGCGCGGTTTTCATGGGGCGACGACACGGGAACTGGCGCGCGCGGCGGGAGTGTCCGAGGCGCTGATGTTCCGGCATTTCCCCACGAAGGAAGATCTGTATCTGGCGCTGCAATCCCACTGCTGCCAGGCGAAGGCCGGGGAAAAGGCGGAGATGCTGGGGCGGCTGGATGACTCCACCGCCTCCTTGGTGATGCTGGTGCATTACATGATGGCCAAAATGCTGCGTCCGGTGCATGCGGTGCCGGAGGAGGAGCAGGCTCTGCACCGCCTGCTGGCGAACAGCCTGATCGAGGATGGCAAGTTCGCCCGAGGTTTCATGGAGAGGGTGGGCCGCGAATTTGTGGTCAAACTGGAGGCCTGCCTCGCGGCTGCGGTCCGGGCTGGGGACGCCGTGGTTTCTCCAGTGAAGGCAGGTGTGGGCGGCTGGTTTGTACAGCACTTCGCCGCCATGCTGATGCTCAATGAAATGCCGGGGGAGCCCGTGGTGGTGCTGGATGCTGAGCGCGCCTCGCAGGTGGAGCAGGCGGTGTGGTTCGCGCTGCTGGGCCTGGGCCTCAAGCCGGAGTCGATCCAGGCTCTTTATCACCCCCAAGCCTATGCTCTGCTGATGAGCTGAGATTTTAAATAACGCCTGTCTTTTTGTTAATTGACTCAATAAGTAAGCACTCACTCCTATGGACTCCCTGAAACCCGATTCATCCTCGCCACGTAAACGTCGTGGTCTTCCCTGGTTCCCCATCGTGACGGTGGTGATCGCGGCTGGGGCTGTCTTTTATGTGCGCTCACTGCCGGAGTTTGAGCGGAATTTGAAGGGCTGGCTGAGTGTGGGGATTCCCGTGCTGGCTGCTCTTTTTATCCTGATATGGTTTCTGCTGACGCCGCGCTTCAGCGGTCGGGCGCGTTTGACCGGGCTGGTATTGATTCTGGTGGCGGGCTTTGGATTGTCGCAGGCGGTGACCGTGGATGGTACGGTGGATGGGACTGGACTGCCAAATCTGGTGTGGAAAGGATCCGTATCGGGGAGAAGGGTGGAAAAGATCACGCCGACATTGGCAACGGAGACGGCACCAGTGAGTGCTGATCCGCGGTTGGCAGAGGCAGCGGATGTGACGCAGTTTTTTGGTCCGAATCGCGATGGTGTCATCACCGGTGCGGGGCTGGCGCGGGATTGGAAAACGAATCCACCCAAGGAGTTGTGGCGGCAGCCGATTGGCCTGGGATGGTCCGCCTATGCGGTGGCGCAAGGGCGGGCTTATACGCAGGAGCAGCGGGAGGAGGAGGAGCTGGTGACCTGCTATGATCTATTCACGGGGAAGCTCATCTGGGCCCATGCGGATAAGACGCGCTTTTCCCAATGGCAGAGCGGTGATGGTCCCCATGCGACTCCG contains the following coding sequences:
- a CDS encoding GDP-L-fucose synthase family protein, which codes for MSLLDSRIYVAGHRGMVGGALVRSIRERGGRDILTATHAELDLCRQGQVESWFSEHQPDTVILAAAKVGGIHANNTYPAEFIYDNLMMSANVIHAAYTSGVKRLLFLGSSCIYPRLAPQPMPEDSLLTGPLETTNEAYALAKIAGLKLCQHYRHQYGVMFHSAMPTNLYGPGDNYHPENSHVIPGLLRRFHDAKLAGLEAVTVWGTGTPLREFLHVDDLAEACLHLLELETPPDWVNVGSGQECSIGELAQTVKEVVGFEGALKFDPTQPDGTPRKLLDSHLIQSLGWKPRVSLKEGLQAAYADFQSSLPRSV
- a CDS encoding class I SAM-dependent DNA methyltransferase — its product is MNAVEIEEAISKLAEEAFDAEGFPYAFLEAFGNKATTIQRLKSGSTNQSDLPGGVLQRSNIHIQVCKEGEVPAALAELRESSATAKHKAKFILATDGKTFEAENLGDGGTVVCDYPDFHNHFGFFLPLAGITTVKQISENAFDIKATGRLNRLYIELLKDNPDWATEARREDLNHFMARLIFCFFAEDTDIFHNVGLFTATIEQMSARDSSNTHEVISEMFRAMNTPVRHEGTLDNRYREAAGIRPWANGFPYVNGGLFSESVEVPRFSKIARSYLLHVGGLDWTKINPDIFGSMIQAVADDEERGALGMHYTSVPNILKVLNPLFLDDLRARLQEAGDNARKLLNLRQRMARIRVFDPACGSGNFLVIAYKEMRKIEAEINMRRGEADIRSVIPLTNFRGIEIRHFSCEIARLALIIAEYQCNVLYRGQQLALAEFLPLEAANWITCGNALRIDWLSVCPPTEKGVKNRSEDLIETLLNQAEIDFENEGGETYICGNPPYLGSTWQTDGQKSELKAIFAARTKNWKSLDYVAGWFIKAADYGTHTRSSAAFVSTNSICQGAQVPILWPLIFASGHQISFAHTSFKWANLASHNAGVTVTIVAISNHPNKWRRLFSVADDDSTIEKQIEFINAYLVPGQDVIVSPLSKPADERGLMEWGNKPTDGGNLFLTPDERDAVVSESPKATRFIKRFLGAQEFIRGEQRYCLWIEDAERAEAEAIPELKRRITEVAKMRAESKAAETRPAAAFPHRFRQIQSIAGIYSLVVARVSSENREYLPIGLEDNLTIIGDRNFALYDAPLWNMALIASRLHWVWIGTVCVRLEMRFSYSNTLGWNTFPVPTLTEQNKADLTRCAEDILLAREAHFPATIADLYDPETMPADLRAAHERNDETLERIYIGRRFKNDTERLEKLFELYTQMTAAEKKAPQKAETRRKRHEAKN
- a CDS encoding PDDEXK nuclease domain-containing protein, translated to MKQKTNGLTEPPDDYAGWLVELKARIHTARQRATLAVNRELVLLYWQIGRDILARQAAQGWGAKVIERLAHDLRTAFPEMKGFSRANLMYMRAFAEAWPEGKFVQQPVAQLGKEAIVQQAVGQIEPWEIVHQAGAQFEVDGILQAPLAQLPWGHHCVLLDKLKTRDDRYWYLRNAIEHNWSRNILVMQIESRLLERSGAAVTNFNLTLPKPQSDLARESLKDPYRFDFLGLTEEAQEREIENALVKHVTDFLLELGAGFAFVGRQVLLDVGGEEFFMDLLFYHLKLRCYVVIELKAGKFKPEHLGQLSFYLTAVDAQVKHPQDAPTIGLLLCKSKNKVVAEYALRDKAQPLGVAEYQLVESLPPELQTSLPSIEQIESELAGDDLPDEEEKG
- a CDS encoding DEAD/DEAH box helicase, which codes for MSSPNPIPSVSVTYATDGSSTQANSLGMRPMQEQAYQKRGEQYLLIKSPPASGKSRALMFIALDKLVNQKLKQAIVVVPERSIGASFQNEPLSKSGFFADWKVEGKWNLCDAAGSENGSKVEAVRKFLDSEDKVLVCTHATFRFAMEKLGAEAFDERLIAVDEFHHISANPDNRLGEHVRQLMARDKTHLVAMTGSYFRGDAEAVLHPDDESKFDTVTYTYYQQLNGYQYLKQLDIGYFFYSGSYVDDITKVLDSDLKTILHIPHVASRESTRRGKDTEVSEILGTLGTWKGKDPVTGFDLVERADGRLLKIADLVDDGPDRHAKVLAALKDPSQKNNRDHVDIIIALGMAKEGFDWIWCEHALTVGYRSSLTEIIQIIGRATRDAPGKTRARFTNLIAEPDASEQAVTEAVNDTLKAIAASLLMEQVLAPRFEFKPKNPNNAPTPGYDYGPGGYDPEKTNVGYNPTTGQIQLEIKGLAEPKSKEAERICREDLNELVAAFVQDKPSLEKGLFAGEELVPEELTQVRMGKIIQEKFPNLDTEDREAVRQHAIAALNFVQQAKKVLNDGDGASGSGKGLGGEESKNTALIDGVRKFVNVRELDIDLIDRINPFGEAYAILAKSMSEERLKMVAEVIAAKRTALTPDEARELAVRAVRFKKERGRLPSVTAQDPWEKRMAEGAAAFVRFKDEGRYE
- a CDS encoding GIY-YIG nuclease family protein — its product is MSEIDLDELRSELDDFALPEKAGGSSAREQRIIAGFEEIERFVEQHGRRPEHGEDRDIFERLYAVRLERLRASQECREVLKGRDSRGLLRSAHAHGTETGGVQEEVAEYRVGAAVEAVPSDDELLNALRGEDVPGHDLTQLRHVRSREEIRAAEEVAQRNPCNDFDVFRPIFEVVQHELATGKRQTLKYKDNADVKNGDLFILDGQKVIVADMGEPFVSDYGRPDRRLRVIYDNGTESDLLVRSLQRALNKDKASRRITEPDLGPLFSDEEAEGDLSAGVIYVLRSLSENSFIAKNRSVIHKIGVTGGDVGKRIVNAKKDPTYLLADVEVVELFKLVHINRKLLEAMIHKFFASARLDMELKDRFGGQVEPREWFLVPLPVIEEAIQKLREGSIGNYRYDPATAQIVEV
- a CDS encoding choice-of-anchor A family protein; its protein translation is MKAASSLTLFSMVLIALFVGASASPAQTLDFQNYNAIIFNNLNTTSDIEGRTFVGNDFTGSNSANLGNHLPNGLATGDRSFVVGNNLVSGNPLNLQRGSLYIDGSTNGRIINFNGGGSVVVDHGIDAQLSAIKDYSISQSMALQSLAADSIVTLPSGGQPGPTKFMATAGADGVAVFHVNAADIFSNSLGQQFELIADAQTTSVVINVSGTSVNWTNGNMVGQFTSNYWQGNVMWNFYEATTINLNSFNFNGAILAPEASITTRGNIDGLVVANNLTTSAEVHLPDSNSATPYAFDGYTAPVPEPGGAIFLVAAAGVILITRNRRLWV
- a CDS encoding TetR/AcrR family transcriptional regulator: MPPVSANSRLPSDERRGRILDAALKVFAERGFHGATTRELARAAGVSEALMFRHFPTKEDLYLALQSHCCQAKAGEKAEMLGRLDDSTASLVMLVHYMMAKMLRPVHAVPEEEQALHRLLANSLIEDGKFARGFMERVGREFVVKLEACLAAAVRAGDAVVSPVKAGVGGWFVQHFAAMLMLNEMPGEPVVVLDAERASQVEQAVWFALLGLGLKPESIQALYHPQAYALLMS